Genomic window (Bosea vaviloviae):
CGGAGAAATCGGCAGGCGAGCCGGCCCGGACGACGCCGCCCTGTTCGGCGATCTTGGCCTTGATGTCGGGTGTCTCGAGGATCTTGCCGATCTCCGCGTTGAGGCGCGTGATCATCGCAGGCGGGGTGCCGGCCGTGGTCAGGATGCCTTGCCAGGTACCGGCGTCGCCGCCGGGCAGCCCGGCCTCCTTGAAGGTCGGCAGCCCCGCGACGCGCTCCTCGCCGGTCACGGCGAGACCGACGAGCTGCTTGTTGGCGACGAAGGGCAGTGTCGCGGTCGAGCCGTTGATGATGACGCCGCTTTCGCCGGAGACCACGGCGCGCGAGGCCGCAGCCCCGCCCTTATAGGGCACGTTCTTCCACTGGATGCCGAGTTCCTTCGCCATCGAGACGGCGGTGATGTGGTTGGCGGCACCGACGCCGGAATTGGCGACGGCGAGCTTGTTTGGATTGGCCTTGGCGTAGGCGATCAGCTCCTGCGCGGTCTTTGCCGGAATGGATTCGTGCACCGCCAGGACATAAGGGCCGAACATCACCATCGAGACCGGCGCCAGGTCCTTGTTGGGATCATAGGTCAGGTCGGAGAACAGGCTCGGCGCCGTCGCGAGCGAACCGACATCCATCAGCAGCAAGGTGTGGCCGTCGGCCGGCGCCTTGGCGACGGCATCGGCGCCGAGATTGCCGGCGGCGCCGGGCTTGTTCTCGATCACCACGGTTTGGCCGATCGCGGCCGAGAGCTTGGGACCGATCAGGCGCGCCAGGATGTCCGAGGTTCCGCCGGGTGCGAAGGGCACGATGAGGCGGACGGGGCGCTCGAAATTCTGGGCCGCGGCAGGTTGGATTGCCAATGCGACACTCGCAAGTGCTGCCAGGGCAAGGCCTTTTGCGGCGATCGCGTATCGGCGGGGAGATGATCTGAATATAGATCTGGATATGGACATGGACATGATTTCCTCCGGTGGGGTGCAGACCGGCCCGGACCAGCCGGGCAGCGAGCGTGCAGGCAGTCTTGGGAAGCTGCCTTGTCAGCCTGGAGGATAGGTCAGGCACGATGCGCCAATGAGTTAGATTGGCAATGGAACGATATCTTTTTTGGATCGCACGATAGCGCGAATGGGCTTGCGGGTCCTTCGACCTCGCCTACTCTCGGGAGCAGACGGCAAAAGCCGCGCTGCCTGTCCTGGGAGGGAAACATGAAACGATCGAT
Coding sequences:
- a CDS encoding Bug family tripartite tricarboxylate transporter substrate binding protein, whose translation is MAIQPAAAQNFERPVRLIVPFAPGGTSDILARLIGPKLSAAIGQTVVIENKPGAAGNLGADAVAKAPADGHTLLLMDVGSLATAPSLFSDLTYDPNKDLAPVSMVMFGPYVLAVHESIPAKTAQELIAYAKANPNKLAVANSGVGAANHITAVSMAKELGIQWKNVPYKGGAAASRAVVSGESGVIINGSTATLPFVANKQLVGLAVTGEERVAGLPTFKEAGLPGGDAGTWQGILTTAGTPPAMITRLNAEIGKILETPDIKAKIAEQGGVVRAGSPADFSAWLKDATTRWGGIIREAGIKGS